Genomic DNA from Telopea speciosissima isolate NSW1024214 ecotype Mountain lineage chromosome 2, Tspe_v1, whole genome shotgun sequence:
CGGGATTAGTTTTCCTACTATGCCTGGTTCGTGAAAAACAGATTAATGGATTAAAAGATGTAAATTTTCAAAGTTTGAAGGAAATGCTAGGCAAAAGCCCATTCAAGTGCAAAGAAGATTACAATAGCTTTGAGGTAGACCTAAATTTCTGTGCTTATGCCAATTAATCTAGATTTTCATATTTAGGATCTCGTGAGAGATCTTACCTCTGTGGCAGAAAACAGAGACTCAGAGATACAGAGGCACAAAACTATCGTTCCCTCCCAGcgagtaagaagaagaaggcgagttagggttttgaaatgGAGGAAGAGGGAAATTGATTTAAGGGTTTTGATGAAAACAGGTGGGTCGCACAATATCATCCGGTTCGATCGGCTGAAACTTGAAAAAACACCGGTTTGCCTGTTCTTGAACCTATTGTAGAACCGTTTGAACTCTCTGAGACTGCCTCTGACCTTTGAGGTTACAGAAATGGAGAATGAAGATGACTGGCTTGCCCTAGACAAGCTTTACCATGTCCTGTTCTGTTTCTTTATTGCCATTACTGTGTCTGCTCTCGCTTATCAAACAAGATATCCATTTATTCACAGATGGAGTATTTGGTTAGGATCATTGGTGTCTCTCGCTGCTGGTGTGGCCAAAGAAGCAGGAGACGAGATAGGATTATGGGAATCAGCTGGAGCTTCTGTTAAAGACGTCATTGCTGATCTCTTGGGTATATTTATGTCGTCGGTTGTGTTTTCTCTCTTCAAATCCATGTCTTTGCCGAAAAAATATGAGGAATTGATAGGAACTCGAGGGGTTTCAATGGTATAGACATCATTCTATACCAAATTGTTTGAGGAATTTATGGTTTTGGGAGGTCTCTGTTGTAGTCAGGTGAGTTCTGAATCTTCATTCAATAGAAAGTAAGCTTGTAAAGATCATCATCCTTTGTCGATAATGTTATGTCCAATGTGTTATAACTTATATGTGGCTGCTTTCTTAGCTCAATTTACTTGAATTCAGATGGTTTGGATGATGTGGGCACGGGGTGAGAATTCTCATGATCAAATTTGCTTTTGAACTTGGAGGGGCTTTCTACAAACTTGAACCTGTGGTTACTTAACAATGGATATTGATATTTCAGTGGAACGCTATCTGATTTTCTGATTTATATATGCTGAACCTCTCAATGGAAGTTCTAGCTTTCAGGTGTTGACTTTTCCGATTCGCTGCCCCAGgagtgtttggggggggggggggactgaaACATGTAAGTTTTGGGATAGGGGTGAAGAAAGGTAGTAAAAGGTTTGTCTTGTTTTGTAGGATGAACTCaagcttttatttttaatttataccAATAAAACAATGTCATGTAAAAATGAACTATGCTAAGTCATTTTTACAATGTAAATGAATGCTGGTGATGCCCCTCTCTTTCGTTCTCTCTTGCCAGTTTTTGGGGTTGCCAAGTTGGTGTAGTCCTGTGTAATTACAGGGATGGAAATTTGACCATAGTGTCTTGTGAGTTTATTGTATTCCAGGGAGGTTTACCGTGACTCAATATGATTGCGGAGAGGTCCTCTGTGTACTGGGGAAGTTTATATCTAGAATATCACTTAGCTATTTGTGAATGGATAAACAAAACAGTGATTGGTCACTCTCCAATCCAGTACTGTAAAATGCTTCAAGTTGAGAGGTGTCTACTTGCGTACCATTGAACGTAATAAGTATTGATGGCAAGAGATGAGTGTTTCAGTTTCTTGTTATTACATGCTGTGAATGATGGACTTTTGCCTCTGCTCTCTTCAGATGTATGTATAATATGATGTATTGATGGAGGGATGGATTATTCACAAACTGTAGCTTGATTAGTTTGATGGATACTTGGCTATATGATCAATATGCCATTGAGTTTCCTTTGATTCATGCCTTGGTTGATTTCTTTGCCAATCATATTCTTGAAAGATCCTATGAACAAAAATCAAGATACAAATGAATCCTGGTATGTCAGGAATTAGAGGAATCATGAGAATGACAAATTGTATCAGGAGGGAGACTTGTTACGAGAGAACTAAGCAAAAAACAATAACCCATATTTTAGTTGGCAAAAAGAATGAGCATTTGTCATACTCTAATGTCAAAAGGCTACAAGCTAAAAGAGATAGAAAGCCACCTATAAAGGTTTAAAGCAAAACTCAAGAAGTAACTAACACTATCATTTTGAGGTTTTAAGTGTGCTGCCTTAAGAGGGGCTTTTGATAAAGTCAACTACGCTCCCATACCATCGACTCTTTTCACCCAAAGTGAAAATCTCCTGGTAGATCCGGATAAGAAGATTGAGGTTTTCAAGCCCTCCCAGTAACTAACACTATGAAGTGACAATTTTATTTCTTATGGTAAGTACAAAGTTTTGTTAGTAATAGCATGCAAGAGGCAAGATGCCGTTGAAGAGGATGTACTAGCCCCATGTTTTACATGGCTTAACAAAGCCTCTGAAGTAACCTTCACTAAAAatattggattttttattttttttttgttgtggaAATACAGCATCCATTTCAAATTCTATACTATTTCTTCCCTTCTGAAATGCCATCTTTATTCCTTGAAAGATCCTGATCTTATGGGGGAGCACATATGCTTATGCACTCCTTAGCAATGTGGAGCATAGTTCTTGCAAAAATATAAAGGACCAGCTTGTGCACTCATGCTACACTTGTTTATGGGTAAGTAGTTTACTCGGGTATTCGTTCTTGTAAATGTAAAGGACCCGCTTGTGCACTCATACTACAATTGTTATGGGCCATGGCTAAATTTACTCAGCTATTCATTTAAATCTTTTACTATCACTGCTAGGCATATGCACTTATTTTCTTCAAAGTAACTCTGCAATAGATGACGAATCATAATAACAGTAGCTGCTTTTATAAACATAAAATTTAACTCTCTTAAAAAGAGGATTTTAAATCACAAACTTTGTGGAAAGATCTTTCCTTTGTGTTTCTAAATTTGCTGATTTCTCCACAAATTATATCCTTTCTTGTTTTCTCCTCCGTTTGTAGAAGCATCTTGGAAAAAACTCGGAGGCTTTCAAATACAGagaattcttttcctttttagcaAAACTTGCCTGGTTGTATGCTCATCAATCTTGAACTTAAGTGGCtgtttgttttcaattttatagCATGCATAGATGTTATTAACTTCAGAAAATCACTTGGGATTGATTGCAGTAGTCTTGTCTCTTGCTGAGTTCCCTGCACATATTCATCACTTTGATAACTTCTCTTGGAATAGGATAGTGCGCTGGCACTGTTACCaatatttctttttggtttggggTGGGTGGATCTTATTGTTGATACTAATCCAACTTTTCAAATTAATTCTTACCCTCATGTAACATCAATTtctaagtttttattttgagcTTTGAAGTAGTAGGGCTGTTGATGTGCCTGAAGCTAAACCTGAATTTACTTTTTAGTCTCATTgattagattttattttgtGCAATCTCATTTAAATCAGAGAAAACAATTGAATCTTCATGCATTGGCTTGATTTGTTGACTTAGACAGTAACCAAAAACTGATactcttgtttttcttcttaatcAGATTTTAGTTACCTAGATCTATATTAGAAATGTAGAGTAGTTGCTGCATatctttgaactttgaagaggCATTTCCAACTCTGATATTTTGCTTCGCATGccttgaattttctttttgtttgttttgaataaaatcataattttattttcctacataaaagggcgtacccagtacacgaggctcccgctactgcagggtcgggggagggtcataatgtacgcagccttacccctgcttcgcagagaggctgtttacTGACTCGAACCtgcgaccactaggtcgcaatggagcaaccttactgttgcaccaaggtctgtcctcttttattttcctacatatcaaagaaaaattacatgacTGTAAGGAGGTGGAGCTGCAAATAAACAGCCACTTCATGAATTTTCAAAGAGTAAGACTATGCTTGTGAGAACAAGGTTGAAAAACCTTCTTCCAAATGCTTCTTGAGGCAAAGTTTCTAGTATTTTTGCTTTGAGATAGTATCTAAGAATTCTCTCCTCTATATAACTGAGAATTTTTAAGAAAAGTTCAGAATGATGTAAAGTTTGATCAGTTTGACAACCCATGAATTTGATCTGCTGTATCATTTGAATATTGAATATCTTCCCGAATGCCTATTATAATATTATCAGTCAATCATATTTAACATGCTCCGCCGAAGGCAATAAAACAGGGAGGGGGGAGAATTTGAATTTAAGATAGAAGTgggattttttggttttggttactTCTTAGTGTCTCAGAAAAATATAAGTAGAAGTTTGGCAAAACAGAATATTTGTGGTTTCAATTTTGCAACTAGGGGATAGGGGTGGTTTCAGAATTCTTTTGCCCCAACCTCGGACTTAATTAGAAGgtaaaagtaaaatgaaatcaTTTCAAAGAATAAGCAAGGATTCCTTATCTGTGGTTTATTCATGAGGAATGCCATAAGTGACTTGCCTAATAACTTAGTTATTTCATGCTAATCTACTAAACAAGAATCTTGTATCTTGTAGAACATCTGATCCAGCTTGTAGATGACTGTAAAAGAATATTATGTGTTGTAAACCATATGCCTATGGAGAAGAGAATAACCATATCCCATCCAAAAGGCCTTGATGCATATTCGTGGTCGAACTTACTCGAACCCAGGAACCCAGACCAAGATGAACCAGATCCCAACCTTGTTCTGGTTCTGTAGgatatttagaatttattttattggggaaagatattatgtaatcttttattttgggatcTCTATTAGGCATGTAGGGAAATTTCCagtttgagttttattgagtttctattttggtattCTATattttaggaagtaattaggagtctttgttTTTTAGATTTTATAGACCTATGTAACCCAGTGATTGGAGTAATTGATTGAGAATGAAATAGTGAGTTGTTTGGTTGAAGCCTGTGTGGCTTGTGCGAACTTCTCCCTGTTGATGTCTACattgcccttccctaacagttcaagcttttaggtgaaacggtagcgaacatggtattagggcagggaggtcaagtgtttGACTCCTAGGAAGTGCATTGGAAGAGTTTTCTCGATATTTCTTCTCCCTCGATGCTGCGTGAAGAAAATCAATCCATCTAATGTTGGGCCAGCCTAAGCTTCATAGTCCACCCAAACAGATCAATATTTTGTAGtttaattttttac
This window encodes:
- the LOC122652988 gene encoding uncharacterized protein LOC122652988, with product MENEDDWLALDKLYHVLFCFFIAITVSALAYQTRYPFIHRWSIWLGSLVSLAAGVAKEAGDEIGLWESAGASVKDVIADLLGIFMSSVVFSLFKSMSLPKKYEELIGTRGVSMV